From the genome of Pirellulales bacterium, one region includes:
- a CDS encoding BON domain-containing protein, whose protein sequence is MALRTELDFGASDLRTAAQAALTDGPIAALRGVRVEQAGNSLLLSGMVTSFYHKQLAQEQVRLAVGDVEIVNSIVVL, encoded by the coding sequence ATGGCTTTGCGAACCGAACTCGATTTTGGGGCAAGTGATCTGCGAACCGCGGCCCAGGCGGCGTTGACCGATGGTCCGATCGCCGCGCTGCGTGGAGTGCGCGTCGAGCAAGCGGGCAACTCGCTCCTTCTGAGCGGCATGGTTACGAGCTTCTACCACAAGCAGCTTGCGCAAGAGCAAGTTCGGCTGGCAGTAGGCGACGTCGAGATCGTGAATTCGATCGTGGTGCTATGA